The Ziziphus jujuba cultivar Dongzao chromosome 7, ASM3175591v1 genome includes a region encoding these proteins:
- the LOC107425544 gene encoding LOW QUALITY PROTEIN: receptor-like protein EIX1 (The sequence of the model RefSeq protein was modified relative to this genomic sequence to represent the inferred CDS: inserted 1 base in 1 codon) yields MESSSIVAFVFLTVAFISALNLCSGNVEVLRKESERQALLRFKKDLKEPMNRLSSWDSKADYCSWTGVACHNITGHVLELHLGSPYDVTDGYVLNSTYSFGGKINPSLLDLKYLNYLDLSWNDFEGIQIPSFIGSLKSLTYLDLSYAVFGGIIPHQLGNLTNLRYLYLCESSLVGNMPSAIGNLTSIRILELSSNELEGEIPKSLGNLCRLKELHLGHNKLNGSISEVFELWSKCTKNNSIESLTLFANKFSGQLPNLLGEHRNLFLLDIRYNLFSGPIPKSIGKLSSLQYLYVSSNQLNGSLPKSFGQLVKLEELDTSNNQLTGSIPESFGQLVKLEALGMSNNQLTGSLPESFGQLVKLEFFDMSNNSLKGVVSEIHFSSLTRLKYLKAFGNSLTLKTSLNWVPPFQLEVLNLNSWYLGPQLPVWIRWQQHLLELQISNTGISDTIPAWFCNISSHLQYLNLSRNQFHGEYPCTVHSMAAIDLSSNLFNGSLPILSSNIPILDFSNNSFSGSVFHFFCDKNNNFTPMEYSFVNLENNFLSGVIPKCWKKWKMLYVLNLRGNNLEGVIPSSMGYLTNLLSLQLSRNNLSGELPLSLRECTAMCTLDISENNFFGAIPNWIGMSLLKLKILNLHSNKFGGDIPLEVCSLKGLHVLDLAHNNISGTIPKCFYNLSAMTTLANPDDDTSEYYFPTLGDSDDFLVSENVKLVTKGREISCSSILNLVRIIDLSDNNIQGEITVELTRLLQLQTLNLSNNHLTXKIPSKMGDMKDLESLDLSRNQLYGEIPASISSLTFLSYLDLSYNNFTGCIPTSTQLQSFNESSFIGNQLCGAPLLQNCSVIETTLKGGKQEWQGYLLEENSLFLSLGLGFAFGFWGLLGSLFFNTPWSIAFCGFLNRIVLKLYAVIFEKF; encoded by the exons ATGGAGAGTTCTAGCATTGTTGCTTTTGTGTTTCTAACCGTTGCATTCATAAGTGCTTTAAACTTGTGCAGTGGAAATGTGGAGGTGCTTCGCAAAGAAAGTGAGAGGCAAGCTCTTCTGAGATTCAAAAAAGACCTCAAGGAGCCTATGAACCGGCTATCCTCTTGGGATAGCAAAGCAGATTATTGCAGCTGGACTGGTGTTGCTTGCCATAACATAACCGGTCACGTCCTTGAGCTGCATCTTGGTTCCCCATACGATGTCACGGATGGTTATGTATTGAATTCAACATACAGCTTTGGTGGTAAGATAAATCCTTCTTTGCTTGATTTGAAGTATTTGAATTACTTGGATCTAAGCTGGAATGATTTTGAAGGCATTCAAATTCCCAGCTTCATAGGTTCTCTTAAAAGTTTAACATATCTGGACCTTTCATACGCTGTATTTGGAGGGATAATCCCTCATCAACTGGGAAATCTCACCAATCTCCGCTATCTCTATCTTTGCGAAAGCTCTTTGGTGGGTAACATGCCAAGTGCCATTGGGAACTTGACATCTATTAGAATTCTTGAGTTGTCAAGTAATGAACTTGAAGGGGAAATACCAAAGTCGTTGGGAAATCTGTGCAGGTTGAAGGAACTTCATCTTGGTCACAACAAATTGAATGGTTCAATATCTGAAGTTTTTGAACTATGGTCTAAGTGCACcaaaaataattcaattgaGTCGTTGACGTTATTCGCCAACAAATTCTCTGGTCAGTTGCCAAACCTTCTTGGAGAACATAGAAATTTATTCCTACTTGATATTAGATATAATTTGTTCTCTGGTCCCATTCCAAAGTCTATAGGAAAACTGTCCAGCttacaatatttatatgtttcttCCAATCAATTAAATGGAAGTCTTCCCAAAAGTTTTGGTCAACTTGTGAAGTTAGAAGAGTTAGATACATCTAATAATCAATTAACTGGAAGTATTCCTGAAAGTTTTGGTCAACTTGTGAAGTTAGAAGCGTTAGGTATGTCTAATAATCAATTAACTGGAAGTCTTCCTGAAAGTTTTGGTCAACTTGTGAAGTTAGAATTCTTTGATATGTCTAATAACTCACTTAAGGGTGTGGTTTCGGAAATTCACTTCAGTAGTCTTACAAGATTGAAGTATTTGAAGGCATTTGGAAACTCATTGACTCTTAAAACTAGTCTAAACTGGGTCCCTCCTTTTCAACTTGAGGTGTTGAACTTAAATTCTTGGTATTTGGGCCCACAACTACCTGTATGGATTCGGTGGCAACAACATTTGTTGGAGTTACAGATATCCAATACAGGAATTTCAGATACAATTCCTGCCTGGTTTTGTAACATCTCATCTCATTTACAATATCTAAATCTTTCACGCAATCAATTCCATGGGGAGTATCCTTGTACAGTTCATTCCATGGCAGCTATTGATTTAAGTTCTAACCTATTCAATGGTTCATTGCCAATTCTCTCTTCCAACATACCAATATTAGATTTTTCCAATAATTCATTTTCTGGGTCTGTTTTTCACTTCTTCTGTGACAAGAATAATAATTTCACTCCGATGGAGTATTCGTTTGTTAATCTGGAGAATAATTTTCTCTCGGGAGTAATCCCAAAGTGTTGGAAGAAATGGAAAATGTTATACGTTTTGAATTTAAGAGGCAACAATCTGGAAGGGGTTATCCCAAGCTCCATGGGATATTTGACTAATCTTTTGTCACTACAACTGAGCAGAAATAATCTTTCCGGAGAATTGCCTTTATCACTTCGCGAGTGTACTGCCATGTGTACTCTCGACATTagtgaaaacaatttttttggaGCGATACCCAACTGGATAGGAATGAGTTTgttaaaattgaagattcttaatcttcattcaaataaatttggagGAGATATTCCTTTAGAG GTTTGCAGTCTGAAAGGTCTTCACGTATTGGATCTGGCACATAATAATATATCAGGAACAATTCCAAAATGTTTCTACAATTTGAGTGCCATGACCACTTTGGCAAATCCAGATGACGACACCTCTGAATACTATTTCCCTACCTTGGGAGATTCAGATGATTTTCTGGTGAGTGAGAATGTGAAGTTGGTGACTAAAGGGAGGGAAATTTCTTGCAGCTCCATCCTTAACTTGGTAAGAATCATAGACCTCTCGGACAACAATATTCAAGGAGAGATCACTGTCGAATTGACAAGACTCCTCCAGTTGCAAACATTGAATTTGTCGAATAACCATTTGA GAAAAATTCCTTCAAAAATGggtgatatgaaagatcttgaatCTCTTGATTTGTCAAGAAATCAGCTGTATGGTGAAATACCCGCAAGCATCTCCAGTTTGACATTTCTAAGTTACTTAGATTTGTCTTATAACAATTTCACCGGATGCATTCCTACAAGCACGCAGCTTCAATCCTTCAATGAGTCCAGTTTCATTGGCAATCAACTTTGTGGAGCACCACTTCTGCAAAATTGCTCTGTAATTGAAACCACTCTGAAGGGAGGAAAACAAGAATGGCAAGGCTATTTATTGGAAGAAAATTCCTTGTTCTTGAGCTTGGGACTTGGATTTGCATTCGGTTTTTGGGGTCTGCTGGGTTCATTGTTCTTCAACACGCCATGGAGCATTGCCTTCTGTGGATTCCTAAACAGAATTGTACTGAAACTTTATGCTGTcatctttgaaaaattttag